A section of the Metabacillus endolithicus genome encodes:
- a CDS encoding reverse transcriptase-like protein: MNLLNYRIEWTYQTKRKLETTITTEYHSLNESIVLAEDFLQTGRVKNLSFFSEDGQSWTLKELKKLKDIVKDEPHDVVAFFDGGFHKSTKLAGFGAVVYYTQSGNRYRIRMNEKAEEMESNNEAEYAAFHYLVDVLEENGITKQKVLFKGDSQVVLNQLSGEWPCYEEEFNNWLDRIEGKLKKLKITASYEPVSRKENTEADKLATQAMEGIEIRSKMIINEDVEEHE, encoded by the coding sequence GTGAATCTATTGAATTATCGCATAGAATGGACTTATCAAACAAAAAGAAAATTAGAAACAACGATAACAACAGAATATCATTCTTTAAATGAATCCATTGTTTTGGCTGAGGACTTTCTTCAAACTGGAAGAGTAAAGAACCTTTCATTTTTCTCAGAGGATGGCCAGTCATGGACTCTTAAGGAGCTTAAAAAATTAAAAGACATTGTTAAAGATGAACCACATGATGTTGTTGCCTTTTTTGATGGTGGATTTCATAAAAGCACAAAATTAGCTGGATTCGGTGCAGTGGTTTATTACACGCAAAGTGGAAATCGATATCGAATTCGAATGAATGAAAAAGCAGAAGAAATGGAATCAAACAATGAAGCAGAATATGCTGCCTTTCATTATTTGGTGGATGTTCTAGAGGAAAACGGAATAACGAAACAAAAAGTATTGTTCAAAGGTGACTCGCAAGTAGTATTAAACCAACTATCAGGTGAATGGCCTTGTTATGAAGAAGAATTTAATAATTGGCTAGATCGCATAGAAGGCAAATTAAAAAAACTGAAAATAACAGCATCCTATGAGCCGGTATCGAGAAAAGAAAATACAGAAGCAGATAAGCTAGCAACGCAAGCGATGGAAGGAATCGAGATTAGAAGTAAAATGATCATAAATGAGGACGTTGAAGAACATGAGTAA
- a CDS encoding reverse transcriptase-like protein yields the protein MIEVYVDGASAGDPGLSGAGIFIKGHGTAEQYSLPLGSMTNHEAEYHALIKGMEICLNQGYKVASFRTDSQLVDRAFEKQFVKNNNFAPLLEKVMKLSNQFDLFFLKWIPSKENKVADQLARSAILKQS from the coding sequence TTGATTGAAGTATATGTAGATGGAGCCAGTGCAGGTGATCCAGGTTTATCTGGTGCAGGAATCTTTATAAAAGGACATGGTACGGCCGAACAATACTCTTTACCTTTAGGATCTATGACAAATCATGAAGCAGAATATCATGCATTGATTAAAGGAATGGAGATTTGTTTGAATCAAGGATATAAAGTCGCTTCTTTTAGAACTGATTCACAACTTGTGGATCGAGCATTTGAAAAACAATTTGTTAAGAATAACAATTTTGCTCCTCTTTTAGAAAAGGTAATGAAGCTTTCTAATCAATTTGATTTGTTCTTCTTAAAATGGATTCCTAGTAAAGAAAATAAAGTCGCCGACCAGTTAGCCAGAAGTGCTATTTTGAAACAATCTTAG
- a CDS encoding DMT family transporter — protein sequence MNIGDGLVLICAIGFALHIVYTGKFSNKHKALPLTIIQLLTVSLLSFISAGLFERSSIVSTALLNMDVLIALAVTSILATALAFLLQTKFQQITTAARVALIFAMEPVFAALTAFLLINERLTTNGLIGCFLIFLAMIVSELPNMKILKTSINQETSL from the coding sequence ATGAATATAGGTGATGGTCTTGTATTGATTTGTGCTATTGGGTTTGCCCTTCATATTGTTTATACAGGAAAATTTTCAAACAAACATAAAGCACTACCCTTAACTATCATTCAGCTCTTAACTGTCTCTCTATTAAGCTTTATAAGCGCTGGTTTATTCGAGAGATCATCAATTGTATCAACCGCCTTATTAAATATGGACGTTTTAATTGCGTTAGCTGTTACATCGATACTGGCAACTGCTCTAGCCTTTTTACTTCAAACTAAGTTTCAACAAATTACCACAGCCGCAAGAGTAGCGCTAATTTTTGCTATGGAACCAGTATTCGCTGCTCTAACAGCCTTTCTTTTAATTAACGAACGTTTAACTACAAATGGTTTAATTGGCTGCTTCCTTATTTTTTTAGCCATGATTGTTTCAGAATTGCCTAATATGAAAATACTTAAAACATCGATTAATCAAGAAACTAGTCTTTAA
- a CDS encoding DUF6123 family protein has protein sequence MARTVRDYVTFLASKGFILGEEAYGFIEFGQQYTDTSDEIVIIAIELTLKIQKEFDGSFYISLLEQFKAEDILNRKQAFHHIQTLNLM, from the coding sequence ATGGCTCGTACAGTTAGAGATTATGTTACCTTTTTAGCTAGTAAAGGATTTATCCTAGGTGAGGAAGCTTATGGTTTCATTGAGTTTGGACAGCAGTATACAGATACATCAGATGAAATTGTCATTATTGCCATTGAGCTTACATTAAAAATACAAAAAGAATTTGATGGTTCTTTTTATATTTCATTATTAGAACAATTTAAGGCAGAAGACATACTGAATCGTAAACAGGCTTTTCATCATATACAAACATTAAATTTAATGTAA
- a CDS encoding 5'-3' exonuclease: MENNKQHLLIVDGMALLFRSFFATSVYGQFMINSKGTPTNAISGLLKHLISVIEYTKPTHVICCWDMGSKTYRNDIFSDYKANRPEAPIELQPQFDLAKEVVAALNIPNVGIEGYEADDCIGTLAKTYENDMKVSIITGDKDILQLLNDSVDVLILQKGIGNYKHYTKNSYIEEFQIEPQMLIDVKALMGDPSDNYPGVKGIGEKTAFKLITQYRSIDVLLQNVSELTKGQKTKIENDLDMLLLSRKLAEINCQAPLECLLEDAIFQIDEEKAFSIIKDLELKGIQKLLKNVTDVKEAI; the protein is encoded by the coding sequence ATGGAAAACAACAAACAACACTTATTAATTGTCGATGGGATGGCGCTTTTATTCCGTTCTTTCTTTGCGACATCTGTTTACGGGCAATTTATGATTAATAGTAAAGGAACACCTACAAATGCAATTTCAGGATTATTAAAGCATTTGATTTCTGTTATAGAATATACAAAACCAACACATGTTATCTGTTGCTGGGATATGGGAAGTAAAACTTATAGAAATGACATTTTTTCAGATTATAAAGCAAATAGACCTGAGGCACCAATAGAGCTTCAACCGCAATTTGACCTTGCAAAAGAAGTTGTAGCTGCATTAAATATTCCAAACGTAGGAATAGAAGGTTATGAAGCTGATGATTGCATTGGAACACTTGCAAAAACATACGAAAATGATATGAAAGTATCGATTATAACCGGTGACAAAGATATTCTCCAGCTTTTAAATGATTCTGTAGACGTATTGATCCTTCAAAAAGGAATCGGTAATTACAAACATTATACAAAGAACTCATATATAGAAGAGTTTCAAATCGAACCTCAAATGTTAATTGATGTTAAGGCGTTAATGGGCGATCCGAGTGATAATTATCCTGGTGTAAAAGGAATAGGAGAGAAAACAGCATTTAAATTAATTACTCAATATCGATCAATTGATGTGCTGTTGCAAAATGTTTCAGAGTTAACCAAAGGTCAAAAAACAAAAATAGAAAATGATTTGGACATGTTACTTTTATCAAGAAAATTGGCCGAAATTAATTGTCAAGCACCTCTTGAATGTTTACTTGAAGATGCTATTTTTCAAATTGACGAAGAAAAGGCATTTTCTATTATTAAGGATTTAGAACTAAAAGGAATTCAAAAGTTACTAAAGAATGTAACTGACGTGAAAGAGGCTATATAA
- a CDS encoding DUF2533 family protein, translating to MSNVHEAISQHSKNQHHHIQAYLKLEEKREALIEEAIFLCVNAKPFEVEQINTVTKEMNELASKGIVPTRKLVTKKMVEEFVVKKYGK from the coding sequence TTGAGTAATGTACATGAAGCTATTTCACAGCATAGTAAAAACCAACATCACCATATTCAAGCATATTTAAAGCTTGAAGAAAAAAGGGAAGCACTAATTGAGGAAGCGATCTTCTTATGTGTGAATGCGAAGCCTTTTGAGGTTGAGCAAATTAATACTGTAACAAAAGAAATGAATGAGCTTGCTTCAAAGGGAATCGTTCCAACACGTAAGCTTGTGACTAAGAAAATGGTTGAAGAATTTGTTGTAAAGAAATATGGTAAATAA
- a CDS encoding dynamin family protein, protein MTTAVKSKDLMQIVINLHNEIKKHDTENAHKLVELANKLYHQKLYVAFAGHFSAGKSSMINKLLDEQILPTKPIPTSANLVLLEKGQEQVTLYSSAKESIELAGDYSIEQVKEYCKQGDEIERISIKKPYQNLEEDIVIMDSPGIDSTDAAHKLSTESMLHIADTIFYVTDYNHVQSEENLSFIKEMKDRNKMIFLIVNQIDKHVEKEIEFNHFKKHIEDSFGEVGLHPQDVFFTTLKDDQHPANQLDQVKDLIKVIVEDKKRYIDQNVHDSVTQVIKEHIEKYEEQLNLTDVDEKEVRDRLNTLQEQKQLIEKKVNDEEKIIENLTVETNDKVSAILKSANLIPYETREKAAAYIEAADPAFKVGFLFSKTKTDQERDRRKTELYESLKQNIETQISWHFQSLLKDYLKTYEIHDPEVIQQVQSFVVKVTEQVITDAMKAGASYNNQYVLTYSSDVSELIKKHSKQQVMSLFQKIIDYVKDSRQSELDTIYKDLTNCKAEMAKVEDVVCRFENLANYEENILKIRHGKFVDSLDNQKWLEENQFYKKSVRTLKLEEVLNGIVQDSETDLDAPRADQPLGNRDEFIQQAENMLKALENIRGFKQFTDSLEGKINSYKNRSFTVALFGAFSAGKSSFANALIGERLLPSSPNPTTATINKIAPVTNEKHHGLVEVKLKSKEALQKEVIESIPTLSEKDTSTFEVFVKSVLNHQGKDQNENDQLTKYKTALPDYQSLTTSGLLLTSSKETFKDFVANENKACLVEEVIVYFDCPITRAGITLVDTPGADSLHKRHTDVAFQYIKKADAILYVTYYNHPFSKGDREFLRQLGRVKDSFTLDKMFFIINAVDLAKDEEEVELVKAYIRDQFLKHEIRNVRLYGVSSLNILSENFTNEKDYATFKKQFDSFIKEELTNTTIISIREDLKRSKERIELLIDAAEKSGMEKEQIRNNLLNEKQKVKEELTQVSNQHLKKTVTQEIEELVFYLKQRLFFRFNEFFKESFHPSVFHQTSDTQQALQTCLDDLVRTVEFELVQELQATSLRIENVIKKTFDDEYIRISQLIKKQSQSITLSSVEFEEMLTPDITVEFSRDMIAQLKPSLKLFKNTKSFFEKNEKKLMGEDLTERFNEPVTMVLDNYNQKFSDYYQHTVMKMHSSLIQQITVQTEESFEALLDIQFEDTGYLKQEQSNLSQVIGLLA, encoded by the coding sequence ATGACAACGGCTGTGAAATCGAAAGACCTAATGCAAATCGTTATAAATCTTCATAATGAAATAAAAAAGCATGATACTGAAAATGCTCATAAGTTAGTTGAGCTCGCTAACAAGCTTTATCATCAGAAACTATATGTGGCCTTTGCTGGCCATTTTTCCGCTGGTAAGTCATCTATGATTAATAAGCTATTAGATGAACAAATACTCCCAACAAAGCCTATTCCAACAAGTGCTAACTTAGTACTATTAGAAAAAGGCCAAGAGCAAGTCACTCTTTATTCTTCTGCAAAAGAAAGTATTGAATTAGCGGGAGATTATTCAATCGAGCAAGTGAAAGAATATTGTAAGCAAGGCGACGAAATTGAAAGAATATCCATAAAAAAGCCTTACCAAAACCTTGAAGAAGATATTGTGATTATGGATTCGCCTGGAATCGATTCTACAGATGCAGCACATAAGTTATCGACTGAGTCCATGCTTCATATTGCCGACACCATTTTTTATGTTACAGACTATAACCATGTTCAATCTGAGGAAAATCTTTCATTCATAAAAGAAATGAAAGATCGAAATAAAATGATTTTCCTTATTGTAAACCAAATTGATAAGCATGTTGAAAAGGAAATTGAATTTAATCATTTTAAAAAGCATATTGAAGATTCATTTGGTGAAGTTGGATTACATCCGCAAGATGTCTTTTTTACAACATTAAAAGATGACCAACATCCTGCGAATCAACTGGATCAAGTAAAAGATCTTATTAAGGTTATTGTTGAGGATAAAAAGCGCTATATAGATCAAAATGTTCATGATTCTGTTACACAAGTCATAAAAGAACATATAGAGAAGTATGAAGAGCAATTAAATTTAACCGATGTAGATGAAAAGGAAGTTCGTGATCGGTTAAACACACTTCAAGAGCAAAAACAATTGATCGAGAAAAAAGTAAATGATGAAGAAAAAATAATTGAAAATTTAACTGTTGAAACAAATGATAAAGTGTCAGCTATTTTAAAAAGTGCAAATTTAATTCCTTATGAAACAAGAGAGAAAGCAGCAGCCTATATAGAGGCGGCTGATCCTGCATTTAAGGTAGGGTTTTTATTTTCAAAAACAAAAACAGATCAAGAACGTGATCGAAGAAAGACTGAGTTGTATGAAAGTTTAAAACAAAACATTGAAACTCAAATATCCTGGCATTTTCAGTCATTACTAAAAGACTATTTAAAAACCTATGAAATACACGATCCAGAGGTCATTCAACAAGTACAATCATTTGTTGTTAAAGTTACAGAGCAAGTGATAACGGATGCTATGAAAGCAGGGGCTTCTTATAATAATCAGTATGTATTGACCTATTCATCTGATGTTAGTGAATTAATAAAAAAGCATAGTAAACAACAAGTCATGAGCTTGTTTCAGAAAATTATTGATTATGTAAAAGATAGTCGACAAAGTGAGTTAGACACAATTTATAAGGATTTAACTAACTGTAAAGCAGAGATGGCTAAAGTTGAAGATGTAGTATGCAGATTTGAGAATCTGGCAAACTATGAAGAAAATATTTTAAAAATTAGACATGGAAAATTTGTTGATTCATTAGATAATCAAAAATGGTTGGAAGAAAACCAATTTTATAAGAAAAGTGTAAGAACTCTTAAGCTTGAGGAAGTTCTTAATGGTATAGTTCAGGATAGTGAGACAGACTTAGATGCCCCAAGGGCAGATCAGCCTTTAGGGAATCGAGATGAATTTATTCAACAGGCAGAGAATATGTTAAAAGCACTCGAAAATATTCGAGGCTTCAAGCAATTCACAGATTCTTTAGAAGGAAAAATTAATAGTTATAAAAACAGATCATTCACAGTTGCATTGTTTGGGGCTTTTAGTGCAGGTAAATCTTCTTTTGCAAATGCATTAATTGGTGAGAGGCTTTTACCTTCCTCTCCTAATCCAACTACTGCCACAATAAATAAAATCGCGCCAGTGACAAATGAAAAACATCATGGGTTAGTGGAAGTAAAATTAAAGTCTAAGGAAGCATTACAAAAGGAAGTAATTGAAAGTATCCCTACACTAAGTGAAAAGGACACTTCTACTTTTGAAGTATTTGTAAAAAGTGTGCTTAATCACCAGGGAAAAGATCAAAATGAAAATGATCAGTTAACTAAATATAAAACAGCTCTTCCTGATTATCAGAGCTTAACAACATCAGGTTTGTTACTTACTTCTTCAAAAGAAACCTTTAAAGATTTTGTTGCAAATGAAAATAAAGCATGTTTGGTTGAAGAAGTAATTGTTTACTTTGATTGTCCAATTACAAGAGCAGGTATTACATTAGTTGATACGCCTGGAGCGGATTCTTTGCATAAGCGTCATACAGATGTTGCCTTTCAGTATATTAAAAAGGCAGACGCCATCCTTTATGTGACATATTATAACCATCCTTTTTCAAAAGGAGACCGCGAATTTTTAAGGCAACTGGGCAGGGTAAAGGATTCTTTTACATTAGACAAAATGTTCTTCATTATAAATGCAGTTGATTTAGCGAAAGATGAAGAAGAGGTTGAACTAGTCAAAGCATATATTCGAGATCAATTCTTAAAGCATGAAATACGAAATGTTCGTCTTTATGGAGTATCAAGTTTAAATATACTTTCTGAGAACTTTACTAATGAAAAAGACTATGCAACTTTTAAAAAGCAATTTGATTCTTTCATTAAAGAAGAGCTCACAAACACAACAATCATTTCAATTAGGGAAGATCTAAAACGCTCTAAGGAACGAATCGAATTATTAATCGATGCTGCTGAAAAGAGTGGAATGGAAAAAGAACAAATACGAAACAATCTGCTAAATGAAAAACAAAAAGTAAAAGAAGAATTAACACAAGTATCAAATCAGCATTTAAAGAAAACTGTCACCCAGGAAATTGAGGAACTTGTTTTTTATTTAAAGCAAAGATTGTTCTTCCGTTTTAATGAATTTTTTAAAGAAAGCTTTCATCCAAGTGTTTTTCATCAAACAAGTGATACACAGCAGGCTTTACAGACTTGCTTAGACGATTTAGTTAGAACAGTTGAGTTTGAGTTAGTTCAAGAATTACAAGCAACTTCTTTGCGAATTGAAAATGTGATAAAGAAGACTTTTGATGATGAATATATAAGAATTTCTCAACTCATAAAGAAACAATCGCAATCCATCACATTGTCTAGTGTTGAATTCGAAGAAATGTTAACACCCGATATCACGGTTGAGTTTTCTCGGGATATGATAGCGCAATTAAAACCTTCGTTAAAATTATTTAAGAATACAAAATCTTTCTTTGAGAAAAATGAAAAGAAATTAATGGGGGAAGACCTAACAGAAAGATTTAATGAGCCAGTTACAATGGTATTAGATAACTATAATCAGAAGTTTTCTGACTATTATCAACATACAGTGATGAAGATGCACTCAAGCTTAATTCAGCAAATTACGGTTCAAACAGAAGAAAGCTTTGAGGCACTTCTTGACATTCAATTCGAAGACACAGGCTACTTAAAACAGGAGCAATCCAATCTTAGTCAAGTTATTGGACTTTTAGCTTAA
- a CDS encoding isoprenylcysteine carboxyl methyltransferase family protein: MLFYLLFSLLIVQRLTELYIAKKNEKWMINRGGEEHGNKHYPFIVSLHVLFLISLLLEVIIFHKDLTEVWFVLVPILFITQFMRYWSVISLGNYWNTKIIIVPNDIVVSKGPYQFIKHPNYVVVAVEILIIPLLFDAYVTSLVFTMLNIVMMTIRIPAEEKALQTYTNYQEVFTVKSRFLPNKR; encoded by the coding sequence ATGTTGTTTTATCTTTTATTTTCATTATTGATTGTTCAGCGACTTACTGAGCTATATATTGCGAAAAAGAATGAAAAGTGGATGATAAATAGGGGAGGAGAGGAACATGGTAATAAACATTACCCATTTATTGTATCCCTACACGTCCTGTTTCTTATCTCGCTTTTATTAGAGGTAATTATATTTCATAAAGATTTAACTGAGGTTTGGTTTGTGTTAGTACCTATATTATTTATTACACAATTCATGAGATACTGGTCTGTAATTTCTCTCGGAAATTATTGGAATACAAAAATCATTATCGTTCCAAATGATATTGTCGTTTCAAAAGGCCCATATCAATTTATCAAACACCCAAATTATGTTGTAGTTGCAGTAGAAATTCTAATTATCCCTCTGTTGTTCGATGCATATGTCACATCATTAGTGTTTACTATGCTAAATATAGTCATGATGACAATTAGAATACCTGCTGAAGAAAAAGCGCTTCAAACATATACAAATTATCAAGAAGTATTTACAGTAAAATCAAGGTTTTTACCTAATAAAAGATAA
- a CDS encoding type III polyketide synthase — protein MVYALSVGKAIPQYEMSQETTVEFAKEIFHDSFKDLERLLPVFKNGEIERRQFAEPLEWYKQTHTFEEKNELYIDRAVTYGVEAVKNCLTNHTLLQQDIHYKEIDAIFFISTTGISTPSIDAKIMNCLPFKETTKRIPIWGLGCAGGAAGLSRAYEYCLAFPEAMVLVISVELCSLTFQHDDKTKSNLIGTSLFADGVACTCITGSHVNWKKRSKLASLPRLLGTRSTFMKDSEDVMGWNIKNNGLYVVFSRDIPSIIKKWLKPQVIDFLKEYDLEVKDINHFIAHPGGKKVLDAYMDGLGFNEHHLHISKEILIKHGNMSSVTVMYVLEQYLKREVGKPGEHGLIGALGPGFSSEMLLVKWEGK, from the coding sequence ATGGTCTATGCGTTATCTGTTGGAAAGGCAATTCCACAATATGAAATGAGTCAGGAAACAACTGTGGAGTTTGCTAAAGAAATATTTCATGACTCTTTTAAAGATCTAGAACGACTTCTACCCGTATTTAAAAACGGTGAAATAGAAAGAAGACAATTTGCAGAACCGCTTGAATGGTATAAGCAAACACATACATTTGAAGAAAAGAATGAACTGTACATTGATAGAGCCGTAACATATGGTGTTGAGGCAGTAAAAAATTGCTTAACTAATCATACCTTGTTACAGCAGGACATTCACTATAAAGAAATAGATGCGATTTTCTTCATTAGTACAACAGGAATCTCCACACCTAGTATTGATGCTAAAATTATGAATTGCTTACCCTTTAAAGAAACGACTAAGCGCATCCCTATTTGGGGATTAGGGTGTGCTGGGGGTGCAGCAGGTTTGTCCAGAGCATATGAATATTGTCTGGCATTTCCTGAAGCAATGGTTCTTGTTATCTCTGTTGAGCTTTGTAGCCTTACTTTTCAGCATGACGATAAGACGAAAAGCAACTTGATTGGAACGTCATTGTTTGCAGATGGTGTTGCCTGTACATGTATCACAGGAAGTCATGTGAACTGGAAGAAACGATCAAAATTGGCTTCACTGCCAAGATTGTTGGGGACAAGATCGACATTTATGAAAGATTCTGAAGATGTAATGGGATGGAATATTAAAAATAATGGTTTATATGTTGTTTTTTCTCGTGATATTCCCTCTATTATTAAAAAATGGTTGAAACCGCAAGTAATAGATTTCTTAAAGGAATACGACCTTGAAGTAAAAGATATTAATCATTTTATTGCACATCCTGGTGGTAAAAAGGTGCTGGATGCGTATATGGATGGTCTAGGTTTTAATGAACATCATTTGCATATTTCAAAAGAAATCTTGATCAAACACGGAAATATGTCATCAGTAACGGTTATGTATGTTTTAGAACAATATTTAAAACGTGAAGTTGGTAAACCAGGTGAACATGGCTTAATTGGAGCACTTGGTCCAGGATTTAGTTCTGAAATGCTACTCGTTAAGTGGGAGGGTAAATAA
- a CDS encoding GNAT family N-acetyltransferase, whose translation MDKKAFIREFTSKTGETVILRPVEKRDAELIVSAVDQIIKSGSYIQKEAARSIQDEIKFIEHMALLDNMYVSVEINHQIVGIARVIRGELEMKRHTGLFRTWLVEAAQGKGIGTELLNYTIEWCKAHELHKLCLTVFASNGLAHKLYERFGFVQEGIQKDQVKINEKYDDEIFMAYFFK comes from the coding sequence GTGGATAAGAAAGCATTTATAAGAGAGTTTACCTCAAAAACAGGCGAGACAGTTATCCTTCGACCTGTAGAAAAGAGAGATGCTGAATTAATCGTTAGTGCAGTGGATCAGATTATTAAGTCTGGTTCCTATATCCAAAAGGAAGCCGCTCGATCTATACAGGATGAAATCAAATTTATAGAGCATATGGCTCTCCTAGATAATATGTATGTCTCAGTAGAAATAAATCATCAAATAGTAGGTATTGCTCGAGTTATTAGGGGAGAATTGGAAATGAAAAGACACACTGGACTTTTTCGTACATGGTTAGTTGAGGCAGCTCAAGGAAAAGGAATTGGAACGGAACTTCTGAATTATACGATTGAATGGTGTAAGGCTCATGAATTACATAAATTATGCTTGACCGTTTTTGCGTCAAATGGATTAGCTCATAAACTTTACGAAAGATTTGGATTTGTACAAGAAGGTATACAAAAGGATCAAGTCAAAATTAACGAAAAATATGATGACGAGATTTTTATGGCATATTTCTTTAAGTAA
- a CDS encoding VWA-like domain-containing protein codes for MKWQKQLLSKLKQRDGKKIALAIDTSTNQTNTLLIQNIVKLFGEVTPNALLVQADFKIRSITPIKEDKITYYTHGKSSYTEVLEWGEKEKIDTLFYITDVTGYFYDELQVNNEVFWLVPDEFVPKVPFGKAIRVA; via the coding sequence ATGAAATGGCAAAAGCAATTACTTTCTAAATTAAAGCAACGAGACGGAAAGAAAATAGCTCTAGCGATTGATACTTCTACAAATCAAACGAACACACTGTTAATACAAAATATTGTTAAGTTATTTGGAGAAGTAACCCCTAATGCATTACTAGTGCAAGCTGACTTTAAGATAAGAAGCATTACTCCTATTAAGGAAGATAAAATTACTTATTATACTCATGGAAAGTCCTCGTATACAGAAGTGCTTGAGTGGGGTGAAAAAGAAAAAATAGACACCCTCTTTTATATAACGGATGTAACTGGATATTTCTATGATGAACTTCAGGTAAACAATGAAGTTTTTTGGTTGGTTCCCGATGAATTTGTCCCAAAAGTACCATTTGGAAAGGCGATAAGGGTAGCTTAA
- a CDS encoding methionine aminopeptidase, producing MNFLRGLSEWKQARIEKVRADMESLGRCPDCRGRGFTSSLTSVYTPTYDAVFDCPGCNGTGQYAEWNGNGDQYQ from the coding sequence TTGAATTTTCTTCGTGGATTATCAGAATGGAAGCAAGCAAGAATCGAGAAAGTTCGCGCTGATATGGAATCTTTAGGAAGGTGCCCTGATTGTAGGGGTAGAGGTTTTACATCATCCTTAACAAGTGTTTATACACCTACGTATGATGCGGTGTTTGATTGTCCAGGTTGCAATGGTACTGGGCAATATGCAGAATGGAATGGTAATGGTGACCAATATCAGTAA
- a CDS encoding HPr family phosphocarrier protein — protein sequence MRVKDLTITRLFTVNSFIEVANIANKFESDIMIVGPNFKTDAKSLLGLLATIQTGTNIRIVAAGEDEEEAIKECIKLFL from the coding sequence ATGCGAGTTAAAGATCTAACAATAACACGTCTTTTTACAGTCAACTCTTTTATTGAAGTGGCAAATATTGCAAACAAATTTGAGTCAGATATTATGATTGTAGGACCAAACTTTAAAACAGATGCTAAAAGTTTATTAGGATTATTAGCAACCATTCAAACAGGAACAAATATTCGAATTGTAGCAGCTGGAGAGGATGAAGAAGAAGCCATAAAGGAATGTATTAAACTTTTTTTATAA
- a CDS encoding PH domain-containing protein has translation MGILDGLMGNVSEVDISSVEKELEVIIIDNEKIEKAYKLIRDLIVFTNTRLILIDKQGVTGKKVEYHSIPYKSITHFSVETAGSFDLDAELKIWISSTANPVSKQFKKDKSIYDVQKALASYVAR, from the coding sequence TTGGGGATTTTAGACGGACTAATGGGTAATGTCTCAGAAGTTGATATCAGTTCAGTTGAAAAAGAATTAGAAGTAATTATTATTGATAACGAAAAAATTGAAAAAGCTTATAAATTAATTCGAGATTTAATTGTTTTTACAAATACGCGATTAATTCTTATTGACAAGCAAGGAGTAACAGGGAAGAAAGTGGAATATCATTCAATTCCATACAAAAGCATCACCCATTTTAGCGTAGAAACGGCTGGTAGCTTTGATTTAGATGCAGAATTAAAAATTTGGATTTCCAGTACAGCAAATCCAGTTTCGAAGCAATTCAAAAAAGATAAAAGCATTTATGATGTACAAAAAGCATTAGCATCATATGTAGCAAGATAA
- a CDS encoding cold-shock protein, with the protein MQQGTVKWFNAEKGFGFIEVEGGDDVFVHFSAIQGEGFKSLDEGQKVTFEVEQGQRGPQATNVNKA; encoded by the coding sequence ATGCAACAAGGTACAGTAAAATGGTTTAACGCAGAAAAAGGTTTCGGTTTCATCGAAGTTGAAGGTGGAGACGATGTATTCGTACATTTCTCAGCTATCCAAGGCGAAGGATTTAAATCTTTAGACGAAGGTCAAAAAGTGACTTTTGAAGTTGAACAAGGTCAACGTGGACCACAAGCAACTAACGTAAACAAAGCATAA